A region of Myxococcus stipitatus DSM 14675 DNA encodes the following proteins:
- a CDS encoding iron-containing alcohol dehydrogenase, whose translation MSPLAFEFATATRIVFGPGKLSEAPGLVRALGIQRVLLVTGKSSTRARGLLAALEGLGLPVRTFRVDGEPTVELVREGLSVLAESRCDGVVAMGGGSALDTGKALAALAAQGGDPLDYLEVIGRGQALTRPSLPFVAIPTTAGTGSEVTRNAVLGSKQAQVKASLRGPQLLPRVALVDPDLLMGAPPQVLACSGMDALSQVIEPFLSARANPITDALAREGIRRSARSLRDAVLSGPDAEAREDLALASLLGGLCLANAGLGAVHGFAAPVGGMFDAPHGAVCAALLPSVLDVNLRALRARAPEHPATPRFRELAVLLTGREEARAEDAVAWVESLREALRIPGLATYGMTTERLGELVSKARAASSMKANPLVLTDAELTEIATRAMAGTGA comes from the coding sequence GTGAGTCCCCTCGCCTTCGAGTTCGCCACCGCCACGCGCATCGTCTTCGGTCCCGGCAAGCTCTCCGAGGCCCCTGGGCTGGTGCGCGCGCTGGGGATCCAGCGCGTGCTGCTCGTCACCGGCAAGTCGTCCACGCGGGCGCGAGGACTCCTCGCGGCGCTGGAGGGGCTGGGCCTCCCGGTGCGGACCTTCCGCGTGGACGGTGAGCCCACGGTGGAGCTCGTGCGCGAGGGCCTGTCCGTCCTGGCGGAGTCGCGCTGCGACGGCGTAGTGGCGATGGGAGGTGGCAGCGCGCTCGACACCGGCAAGGCGCTGGCGGCGCTCGCGGCCCAAGGGGGAGACCCGCTGGACTACCTGGAGGTGATTGGACGGGGGCAGGCGCTCACGCGTCCGTCCCTCCCCTTCGTGGCCATCCCCACCACCGCGGGCACTGGCTCGGAGGTGACGCGCAACGCGGTGCTGGGCTCCAAGCAGGCGCAGGTGAAGGCCAGCCTGCGCGGCCCGCAGCTGTTGCCACGCGTGGCGCTGGTGGACCCGGACCTGCTCATGGGCGCGCCGCCTCAGGTCCTCGCCTGCAGCGGCATGGATGCGCTGTCGCAGGTCATCGAGCCGTTCCTCTCCGCGAGAGCCAACCCCATCACGGACGCCCTCGCGCGCGAGGGGATTCGCCGCTCCGCGCGCTCGCTGCGCGATGCCGTGCTCTCGGGGCCGGACGCGGAGGCTCGCGAGGACCTGGCGCTGGCCAGCCTCCTCGGAGGGCTGTGCCTGGCGAACGCGGGGCTGGGGGCGGTGCACGGCTTCGCGGCCCCGGTGGGGGGCATGTTCGACGCGCCCCATGGCGCGGTCTGCGCGGCCCTGCTGCCCTCGGTGCTCGACGTCAACCTGCGCGCCTTGCGAGCCCGCGCTCCCGAGCACCCCGCCACCCCACGCTTCCGCGAGCTGGCCGTGCTGCTCACCGGTCGCGAGGAGGCACGCGCGGAGGACGCCGTCGCCTGGGTGGAGTCGCTGCGGGAGGCGCTCCGGATACCGGGGCTCGCGACCTACGGGATGACGACGGAGCGACTCGGCGAGCTGGTATCGAAGGCGCGTGCGGCGAGCAGCATGAAGGCCAATCCGTTGGTGCTCACGGACGCGGAGCTCACCGAAATCGCCACCCGCGCGATGGCGGGGACCGGCGCGTGA
- a CDS encoding antibiotic biosynthesis monooxygenase codes for MPNSLRIVHVQVHVKPEQVDAFREATLANARESVKEPGIARFDLLQDAEDPTRFLLVEVYRTDAAPAEHKQTAHYLRWRDVVAPMMAVPRASQKYVNVFPEDAGW; via the coding sequence ATGCCCAACAGCCTGCGAATCGTCCACGTCCAGGTCCACGTCAAGCCGGAGCAGGTGGACGCGTTCCGCGAAGCCACCCTGGCCAACGCGCGCGAAAGCGTGAAGGAGCCCGGCATCGCGCGCTTCGACCTCCTCCAGGACGCGGAGGACCCGACGCGCTTCCTGCTCGTGGAGGTCTACCGGACGGACGCCGCCCCCGCCGAGCACAAGCAGACGGCGCACTACCTGCGCTGGCGAGACGTCGTGGCGCCGATGATGGCGGTGCCCCGTGCGAGCCAGAAGTACGTCAACGTCTTCCCCGAGGACGCGGGCTGGTGA
- a CDS encoding heparin lyase I family protein: MTKSLLLAGALLCLGGSACGPQDVSELGEAPGLEATTFATTTSATGLAATGCTQLTAASVIAKGHDGNVPANTMDDRLTTRWSYLGKGAWIDYDLGSVKPITGVAVNWHEGTTRTNTFTVSTSPDGYTYTQVYSGTSRKSADTETYTFNSISARRVRITVQGNNLNDWASIAEARACSGGGTTTPPPPTGASVVWVGDFESGDRNQWTRAQMVSADRLAVVSSPRRQGGYSLKATVRHGDDPINSSGNRNELVRMTREATGSEYYYRWSTMFDSTFPNAKTWQLFTQWHQDADAGGSPPVEFYVYGDEVRLNIGGNPGTIVWRTPLVRGKWMDFIFHVRWSPDAKVGFVELYLDGKVVLPKRYIATQYRGMLNYLKVGLYRNDTITQTGVVYHDGWMMARKLEDVLSPTAVIKAP; encoded by the coding sequence ATGACGAAGTCCCTTCTGCTGGCCGGAGCACTGCTCTGCCTGGGCGGTAGTGCGTGCGGCCCACAGGATGTATCCGAGCTGGGCGAGGCCCCCGGACTCGAAGCCACGACTTTCGCCACGACCACTTCCGCCACCGGGCTCGCGGCCACGGGCTGTACGCAGCTCACCGCCGCGTCCGTCATCGCCAAGGGCCATGACGGCAACGTCCCCGCCAACACGATGGACGACCGCCTCACCACGCGCTGGAGCTACCTGGGCAAGGGCGCGTGGATTGACTACGACCTGGGCTCCGTCAAGCCCATCACCGGCGTCGCGGTCAACTGGCACGAAGGCACCACGCGGACCAACACCTTCACGGTGTCCACCTCGCCGGATGGCTACACGTATACGCAGGTCTACAGCGGCACCAGCCGCAAGTCGGCGGACACGGAGACGTACACGTTCAACTCCATCTCCGCGCGGCGCGTGCGCATCACCGTGCAGGGCAACAACCTGAACGACTGGGCCTCCATCGCGGAGGCCCGCGCGTGCTCCGGTGGCGGCACCACCACGCCTCCGCCCCCCACGGGCGCCAGCGTCGTGTGGGTGGGTGACTTCGAGTCGGGAGACCGCAACCAGTGGACGCGGGCGCAGATGGTGAGCGCGGACCGGCTGGCGGTGGTGTCCTCGCCCCGGCGTCAGGGGGGTTACTCCCTCAAGGCCACGGTGCGGCATGGGGACGACCCCATCAACTCCAGCGGCAATCGCAACGAGCTGGTGCGGATGACGCGCGAGGCGACGGGCTCCGAGTACTACTACCGCTGGAGCACGATGTTCGACTCCACGTTCCCCAACGCGAAGACGTGGCAGCTCTTCACCCAGTGGCACCAGGACGCCGACGCGGGCGGCTCGCCGCCGGTGGAGTTCTATGTCTATGGCGATGAGGTCCGCCTGAACATCGGCGGCAACCCGGGCACCATCGTCTGGCGCACCCCGCTGGTGCGCGGCAAGTGGATGGACTTCATCTTCCACGTGCGCTGGTCGCCGGACGCGAAGGTGGGCTTCGTGGAGCTGTACCTCGACGGGAAGGTGGTGCTGCCCAAGCGCTACATCGCGACCCAGTACCGGGGAATGCTCAACTACCTGAAGGTGGGCCTGTACCGGAACGACACCATCACCCAGACGGGCGTCGTCTATCACGACGGGTGGATGATGGCCCGCAAGCTCGAGGACGTGCTGAGCCCCACGGCGGTCATCAAGGCGCCGTAG
- a CDS encoding AAA family ATPase produces the protein MSSSAGVCMACGTRLAPGLATCPRASSLTPLADGVRRWGTGACLPPLVGRSALLERLKWCAEEARRGLGRAVWLVGVEGIGKSRLKDALVEALSGGRFEVWEGSGVAFPGTPAGPFLDLLDATRGLRPAPGVGRMSSAEAERVCRFLDGREWRGIPASLASESVALFDALCHSLLPHRAPRVLILEDWQHADRLSRAIIEVLVTRLTHLPVLVLVLERTAGTALVPAPAEVLELGPLGAEEVSAWVESRVSPGPARDEVLRVGSGHPLMLLHALAYQQEGLRESLPRTGSEVLGARFDALSATRREALQVSAVLGPCFPRPVLGALVGGFSCLAALESGGWLKPVSGGRYMWGARTPGLGATWSDADRVELHRRAAEAYEALPTESRKRACAELSRHWLAAKCPERALPHLMEVAGWSLAALAPASALEVYRVALDVAARLSLEAARRWSRVLWERMGDAHRLAGERAEAESAWRIALSLDEPHPVAAAPERLQCLQKLASVVLSLERYDEVVTLAEEAGACDVSQDALLSRASLDALCALALCWMARFDEAYSRLATARARLLQLPNTEVPGRASVESVLHRAMGTLLMGQGRPEQATMEYAAVLRWTERSGDTWEHSTALFNLGDAYARAGERERAVHYFQLALDLKARMGDRGGMAYTHHGLALLHSQADAPELAKEDAVRGLQLAGMLGDRKLKSLLRCALGRAHLRLGEREEAAHQLQLAAQDAAAANARPELLQAQAALRALEARR, from the coding sequence ATGAGCTCGTCTGCGGGCGTGTGCATGGCCTGTGGGACGCGATTGGCCCCCGGCCTCGCCACATGCCCGCGCGCGTCGTCGCTGACGCCCCTGGCGGATGGCGTTCGGCGGTGGGGGACTGGTGCGTGTCTGCCCCCGCTGGTGGGGCGGTCGGCGTTGTTGGAGCGGTTGAAGTGGTGCGCGGAGGAGGCGCGGCGAGGGCTGGGGCGCGCCGTGTGGCTGGTGGGCGTGGAGGGCATTGGCAAGTCGAGGCTGAAGGACGCGCTGGTGGAGGCGTTGTCCGGCGGTCGCTTCGAGGTGTGGGAGGGCAGCGGGGTGGCCTTCCCGGGGACCCCCGCGGGGCCGTTCCTGGACCTGTTGGATGCCACGCGGGGACTCCGGCCGGCGCCGGGCGTGGGGCGCATGTCCAGCGCGGAGGCGGAGCGCGTCTGTCGCTTCCTGGACGGGCGCGAGTGGCGGGGCATCCCCGCGAGCCTCGCCTCGGAGAGCGTCGCGCTGTTCGATGCGCTCTGCCATTCGCTGCTGCCGCACCGCGCGCCGCGCGTCCTCATCCTGGAGGACTGGCAGCACGCGGACCGGCTCAGCCGGGCCATCATCGAGGTCCTGGTGACTCGGCTGACCCACCTGCCCGTGCTGGTGCTCGTGCTGGAGCGCACGGCGGGAACGGCGCTCGTGCCCGCGCCCGCGGAGGTGCTCGAGCTGGGGCCGCTGGGGGCCGAGGAGGTGTCGGCCTGGGTGGAGTCGCGCGTGTCACCGGGCCCGGCCCGGGACGAGGTGCTGCGGGTGGGCTCGGGGCATCCGTTGATGCTGCTGCATGCGCTCGCGTACCAGCAGGAGGGCCTGCGGGAGTCGCTGCCTCGCACGGGGTCGGAGGTGCTGGGGGCACGCTTCGATGCGCTGTCCGCCACCCGGCGCGAGGCGCTGCAGGTGAGCGCGGTGCTGGGGCCGTGCTTCCCTCGGCCGGTGCTGGGGGCGCTGGTGGGTGGGTTCTCGTGCCTCGCGGCGCTGGAGTCGGGGGGCTGGCTCAAGCCCGTCTCCGGAGGGCGGTACATGTGGGGGGCTCGGACGCCAGGACTGGGGGCGACCTGGTCGGACGCGGACCGGGTGGAGCTGCACCGGCGGGCGGCGGAGGCGTATGAGGCGCTGCCCACGGAGTCTCGCAAGCGCGCGTGCGCGGAATTGTCGCGTCACTGGCTCGCGGCGAAGTGCCCGGAGCGGGCGCTGCCTCACTTGATGGAGGTGGCGGGGTGGAGCCTCGCCGCGCTCGCACCCGCGTCGGCGCTGGAGGTGTACCGGGTGGCGCTCGACGTGGCCGCGCGGCTGTCATTGGAGGCCGCGCGCCGCTGGTCTCGGGTGCTCTGGGAGCGGATGGGGGACGCGCACCGGCTGGCCGGAGAGCGCGCGGAGGCCGAGTCCGCGTGGAGGATTGCCCTCTCGCTGGATGAGCCCCATCCGGTGGCGGCGGCGCCCGAGCGGCTCCAGTGCTTGCAGAAGCTCGCGTCGGTGGTGCTGTCGCTGGAGCGCTACGACGAGGTGGTGACGCTGGCCGAGGAGGCGGGGGCGTGTGATGTGTCCCAGGACGCGCTCTTGTCCCGGGCCTCGCTCGATGCGCTGTGTGCGCTGGCGCTGTGCTGGATGGCCCGCTTCGATGAGGCCTACTCGCGGTTGGCGACCGCGCGTGCGCGGCTGCTCCAGCTCCCCAACACGGAGGTGCCTGGCCGCGCGAGCGTGGAGTCGGTCCTCCATCGCGCCATGGGGACGCTGCTGATGGGGCAGGGCCGCCCGGAGCAGGCCACCATGGAGTACGCGGCCGTGCTGCGATGGACGGAGCGCTCGGGGGATACGTGGGAGCACTCCACGGCACTGTTCAACCTGGGGGATGCGTATGCCCGCGCGGGGGAGCGTGAGCGGGCGGTGCACTACTTCCAGCTCGCGTTGGACCTCAAGGCCCGGATGGGGGACCGAGGGGGCATGGCGTACACGCACCACGGGCTCGCGCTGCTGCATTCGCAGGCCGACGCACCGGAGCTCGCGAAGGAGGATGCGGTGCGCGGGCTCCAGCTCGCGGGGATGCTGGGGGACCGGAAGCTGAAGTCGCTCCTGCGCTGTGCCCTGGGGCGGGCGCACCTGCGCCTCGGAGAGCGGGAGGAGGCCGCGCATCAGCTCCAGCTCGCCGCGCAGGATGCCGCCGCGGCCAATGCTCGACCGGAGCTGCTCCAGGCGCAGGCCGCGCTGCGTGCGCTCGAGGCTCGCCGCTGA
- a CDS encoding L,D-transpeptidase family protein: MTSSSSFPRWVLPLCLLVWVGVARGASDEADPFESFLRPGQPVAEGFAPWTDVSKARAGSPVSALARGRVVSVSAERDRVTLEHLFHENHELLRVRSEYAGLEAVALRVDALVTRGQVLGRVGRRSAPSVSLVRERRLSVEEARRFTSERARLPQPATEPVLVLISHAKHQLRLYERGVERARVEVGFGQGTGPKVERGDNRTPVGMYFIVNTHRGEFPGPYGAYYGGHWLKVNYPNPWDALRGVERGWLTQKTRERIAKAWEAREATEASTRLGSGIGFHGWKGEWTLEQTQGRLSWGCVVFHPRDIAALYARMPRGTMVVLF, translated from the coding sequence GTGACCTCCTCTTCTTCGTTCCCGCGCTGGGTCCTGCCGCTGTGTCTCCTCGTCTGGGTGGGGGTGGCCCGAGGCGCCTCGGATGAGGCGGACCCCTTCGAGTCGTTCCTCCGCCCCGGTCAGCCGGTGGCGGAGGGCTTCGCGCCCTGGACCGACGTGTCGAAGGCTCGCGCCGGAAGTCCCGTGTCGGCGCTGGCGCGCGGGCGCGTGGTGTCCGTCAGCGCGGAGCGGGACCGCGTCACGCTGGAGCACCTGTTTCACGAGAACCACGAGCTGCTTCGAGTCCGCTCGGAGTACGCGGGCCTGGAGGCCGTGGCGCTTCGCGTCGATGCCCTCGTCACCCGAGGCCAGGTGCTGGGCCGGGTGGGAAGGCGGTCCGCGCCGAGCGTGTCGCTGGTCCGAGAGCGGCGCCTGTCCGTCGAGGAGGCCCGCCGCTTCACGTCCGAGCGCGCGCGCCTGCCTCAGCCCGCGACGGAGCCGGTGCTGGTGCTCATCTCCCACGCGAAGCACCAGCTCCGTCTGTACGAGCGAGGCGTCGAGCGCGCGCGGGTGGAGGTGGGCTTCGGGCAGGGGACGGGACCGAAAGTGGAGCGAGGGGACAACCGCACGCCTGTCGGCATGTACTTCATCGTCAACACGCATCGCGGGGAGTTTCCCGGCCCGTATGGCGCCTATTACGGCGGGCACTGGCTGAAGGTGAACTACCCCAACCCTTGGGACGCCCTCCGAGGCGTCGAGCGCGGCTGGCTGACGCAGAAGACGCGCGAGCGCATCGCCAAGGCGTGGGAGGCCCGCGAGGCCACGGAGGCCAGCACCCGACTGGGAAGCGGCATCGGCTTCCACGGCTGGAAGGGGGAGTGGACCCTGGAGCAGACCCAGGGCCGCCTGTCATGGGGGTGTGTCGTGTTCCATCCCCGTGATATCGCCGCGCTGTATGCGCGGATGCCGCGCGGCACCATGGTTGTCCTCTTCTAG
- a CDS encoding LOG family protein, giving the protein MIELETPEAFEKHLRSGASLSHVVIQGLDLRRYTRELSTVALTGTVFLGCELEKDALQAALAHGALVFPPISGVPYHPYRGSLYTPEELYAGFDPAHPETYEATLDARIYRHWEAHGRGTPPTLLETLAQRLHDHAITDAMEDLLAAGHEPRKVVAIMGGHSMKRGQPDYRGVAMLARELARAGFFLVSGGGPGAMEATHVGAWFSQRSESELDAALALLAKAPSYTDREWLARAFEVRSAFPLGPRDEFACSSLGIPTWHYGHEPPNPFATHIAKYFANSVREDGLLTIAKGGIVYAPGSAGTIQEIFQDACQNHYNSVGVISPMIFLGTEFWTRTRPVYPLLAQLAQGQEYARHLMLTDSRDDVVKALLDYDRASLDAA; this is encoded by the coding sequence GTGATCGAGCTCGAGACCCCCGAAGCCTTCGAGAAGCACCTGCGCTCAGGCGCGAGCCTCTCCCATGTCGTCATCCAGGGACTGGACCTCCGGCGCTACACGCGTGAGCTGAGCACCGTCGCGCTCACCGGGACGGTGTTCCTGGGCTGCGAGCTGGAGAAGGACGCGCTCCAGGCCGCGCTCGCGCACGGAGCGCTGGTGTTCCCGCCCATCTCCGGCGTGCCGTATCACCCCTACCGAGGCAGCCTCTACACGCCGGAGGAGCTCTACGCGGGCTTCGATCCCGCGCATCCGGAGACCTACGAGGCGACGCTCGACGCGCGCATCTATCGCCACTGGGAGGCCCACGGCCGGGGCACTCCTCCCACGCTGCTGGAGACCCTCGCGCAGCGGCTGCATGACCACGCCATCACCGACGCGATGGAGGACCTGCTCGCGGCGGGCCATGAGCCTCGGAAGGTGGTGGCCATCATGGGCGGCCACTCCATGAAGCGCGGTCAGCCGGACTATCGCGGGGTCGCGATGCTGGCGCGGGAACTGGCTCGCGCGGGGTTCTTCCTGGTCAGCGGCGGTGGCCCGGGCGCGATGGAGGCCACGCACGTGGGGGCCTGGTTCTCCCAGCGTTCCGAGAGCGAGCTGGACGCCGCGCTCGCCCTCCTCGCCAAGGCCCCCAGCTACACGGACCGGGAATGGCTGGCGCGGGCCTTCGAGGTGCGCTCCGCGTTCCCGCTGGGGCCTCGCGATGAGTTCGCGTGCTCGAGCCTGGGCATCCCCACGTGGCACTACGGCCATGAGCCGCCCAACCCCTTCGCCACGCACATCGCCAAGTACTTCGCCAACAGCGTGCGCGAGGACGGCCTGCTCACCATCGCGAAAGGCGGCATCGTCTACGCGCCGGGCAGCGCGGGCACCATCCAGGAGATCTTCCAGGACGCGTGCCAGAACCACTACAACAGCGTGGGCGTCATCAGCCCGATGATCTTCCTGGGCACCGAGTTCTGGACGCGCACCCGTCCCGTGTACCCGCTGCTCGCGCAGCTCGCCCAGGGGCAGGAGTATGCGCGGCACCTGATGCTGACCGACTCGCGCGACGACGTGGTGAAGGCGTTGCTGGACTATGACCGGGCCTCGCTCGACGCGGCCTGA
- a CDS encoding HAD family hydrolase — MGRKRGSYEDKPWMHKPRAFGNYGPTRPKAIFFDVDDTLVDRTGAFARYFEALMARFPSVFPEHRRAEDFATIQSFDGRGGRDRDAFCLDVTKTFPMGISAKELWTDFRMTLPGLVGTDAKLVEWVSALAKRHPVVTVSNGFAGTQRMKLLRAGLYHAVPEGFFSSEVGVEKPDPRIFLAALEHVRREPSEVLHVGDDPERDIVGAAKVGITTCWVSHGRPWPAALPPPTFTVERITSRVEDFAQVLSTWT; from the coding sequence ATGGGACGCAAGCGCGGGAGCTACGAGGACAAGCCGTGGATGCACAAGCCACGGGCGTTCGGGAACTACGGACCGACGCGGCCGAAGGCCATCTTCTTCGACGTGGATGACACCCTGGTCGACCGCACGGGGGCCTTCGCGCGCTACTTCGAGGCGCTCATGGCCCGCTTCCCCTCGGTGTTCCCCGAGCACCGCCGCGCCGAGGACTTCGCCACCATCCAGTCGTTCGACGGGCGAGGAGGGCGGGACCGGGACGCCTTCTGCCTCGACGTGACGAAGACCTTCCCCATGGGCATCTCCGCGAAGGAGCTGTGGACGGACTTCCGGATGACCCTGCCGGGCCTGGTGGGGACGGACGCGAAGCTGGTGGAGTGGGTGAGCGCGCTGGCGAAGCGCCATCCCGTTGTCACCGTCTCCAATGGATTCGCGGGCACCCAGCGCATGAAGCTCCTGCGCGCGGGCCTCTACCACGCGGTGCCGGAGGGCTTCTTCTCCAGCGAGGTGGGCGTGGAGAAGCCAGACCCGCGCATCTTCCTGGCGGCGCTGGAGCACGTGCGGCGAGAGCCCTCGGAGGTGCTCCACGTGGGCGACGACCCGGAGCGCGACATCGTCGGCGCGGCGAAGGTGGGCATCACCACCTGCTGGGTGTCCCATGGACGCCCGTGGCCCGCGGCGCTTCCCCCGCCGACCTTCACCGTGGAGCGCATCACCTCGCGCGTCGAGGACTTCGCGCAGGTGCTTTCGACATGGACATGA
- a CDS encoding STM4013/SEN3800 family hydrolase yields MDMNAVVGSHDLLFLTLDTLRFDVASELATSGRIPHLAALMPGGQWEERHSPASFTYAAHHAFFAGFLPTPARPGRHSRLFAMRFEGSETTGQGTCVLDAPDLVTGLAARGYHTVCIGGVGFFNKLNPLGNVLPGLFAESHWAPELGVREPRSTELQVALAVRRLAEVPSEQRVFLFMNISALHQPNRHYLPGATEDSRATHAAALEYVDSQLPPLFAALRRRGAAFCIVCSDHGTAYGEDGYNGHRVGHPVVWTVPYAEFTLSRESAP; encoded by the coding sequence ATGGACATGAACGCCGTGGTCGGCTCGCACGACCTGCTCTTCTTGACGCTGGACACCCTGCGCTTCGATGTGGCCTCGGAGCTGGCCACCTCGGGCCGCATCCCCCACCTTGCCGCGCTCATGCCCGGAGGCCAGTGGGAGGAGCGCCACTCCCCCGCGAGCTTCACCTACGCCGCGCACCACGCCTTCTTCGCGGGCTTCCTGCCCACGCCCGCGCGTCCGGGGCGGCACTCGCGCTTGTTCGCCATGCGCTTCGAGGGGAGCGAGACGACGGGGCAGGGCACCTGCGTGTTGGACGCACCGGACCTGGTGACGGGCCTGGCCGCGCGCGGCTACCACACGGTGTGCATCGGCGGGGTGGGCTTCTTCAACAAGCTCAACCCGCTGGGCAACGTGCTGCCGGGCCTCTTCGCCGAAAGCCACTGGGCGCCCGAGTTGGGGGTGCGCGAGCCTCGCTCCACCGAGCTCCAGGTGGCGCTGGCCGTGCGGCGGCTGGCGGAGGTTCCCTCGGAGCAGCGCGTGTTCCTCTTCATGAACATCTCCGCGCTCCACCAGCCCAACCGCCACTACCTGCCCGGAGCCACCGAGGACTCCCGCGCGACCCACGCGGCAGCCCTGGAATACGTGGACAGTCAGCTTCCACCCCTCTTCGCCGCGCTCCGCCGGAGGGGGGCGGCTTTCTGCATCGTCTGCTCAGACCACGGCACGGCGTACGGCGAGGACGGCTATAACGGTCACCGCGTGGGCCACCCCGTCGTCTGGACGGTGCCCTACGCCGAGTTCACCCTGTCGCGAGAGTCCGCACCATGA
- a CDS encoding STM4012 family radical SAM protein, which produces MKRLEEMLEGSPYVAYLYGYPHKTAYRPFAPALSLESVWAEERRDALFLYFHVPFCEMRCGFCNLFTAAGPKQDVVDGYLAALERETRRVKEALGTASFARLAVGGGTPTLLDVAGLHRVFDLAEDVLGADPHHIPVSVEVSPETVDAEKLRVLRARGTDRVSMGVQSFIEAEVAAVKRPQKTAQVESALDLIRSTGFPTLNLDLIYGMEGQTVESFLFSLRAALRFSPEEVYLYPLYVRPLTFLGKKSRAWDDLRLSLYRAGREFLLSEGYTQVSMRMFRARHAPDASGPVYRCQEDGMVGLGCGARSYTGRVHYSSEYAVGSREVRSIIASYSERTSESFGEVGYGFRLSGEERRRRHMLLSLLADGVDFAAYRERFCSDVLEDFPELLELEAHGLARREGVGLVLTAAGVERSDLIGPWLHSEGVRALSEEYAWR; this is translated from the coding sequence ATGAAGCGCCTGGAAGAGATGCTCGAGGGGTCGCCGTACGTGGCGTACCTCTATGGCTACCCGCACAAGACGGCCTACCGTCCCTTCGCTCCGGCGCTCTCCCTGGAGTCGGTGTGGGCGGAGGAGCGGCGGGACGCCTTGTTCCTCTACTTCCATGTCCCGTTCTGCGAGATGCGGTGTGGCTTCTGCAACCTCTTCACGGCGGCGGGCCCCAAGCAGGACGTGGTGGACGGGTACCTGGCGGCGCTGGAGCGGGAGACCCGGCGCGTGAAGGAGGCGCTGGGCACGGCGAGCTTCGCGCGGCTCGCGGTGGGCGGTGGCACTCCGACCTTGCTCGACGTGGCCGGGCTGCACCGCGTGTTCGACCTGGCGGAGGACGTGCTGGGCGCGGACCCGCATCACATCCCCGTCTCGGTGGAGGTGTCGCCGGAGACGGTGGACGCGGAGAAGCTGCGGGTGCTGCGGGCGCGTGGGACGGACCGGGTGAGCATGGGCGTGCAGAGCTTCATCGAGGCCGAGGTGGCCGCGGTGAAGCGGCCCCAGAAGACGGCGCAGGTGGAGTCGGCGCTGGACCTCATCCGCTCGACGGGGTTCCCCACGCTGAACCTGGACCTCATCTATGGGATGGAAGGGCAGACGGTGGAGAGCTTCCTGTTCTCCCTGCGGGCCGCGCTGCGCTTCTCCCCGGAGGAGGTCTACCTGTATCCGCTCTACGTGCGGCCGCTCACCTTCCTGGGGAAGAAGTCGCGCGCGTGGGATGACCTGCGGCTCTCGCTGTATCGCGCGGGCCGCGAGTTCCTCTTGTCGGAGGGCTACACCCAGGTGTCGATGCGGATGTTCCGCGCGCGCCACGCGCCGGATGCGTCGGGGCCGGTGTACCGCTGCCAGGAGGATGGGATGGTGGGCCTGGGGTGCGGCGCTCGCTCGTACACGGGCCGGGTGCATTACTCGTCCGAGTACGCGGTGGGCTCGCGCGAGGTGCGCTCCATCATCGCGTCGTACAGCGAGCGGACGTCCGAGTCGTTCGGCGAGGTGGGCTACGGCTTCCGGTTGAGTGGCGAGGAGCGGCGGCGCCGGCACATGCTGTTGTCGCTGCTGGCGGATGGCGTGGACTTCGCGGCGTACCGGGAGCGGTTCTGCTCTGACGTGCTGGAGGACTTCCCGGAGCTGCTGGAGCTGGAGGCCCACGGGCTGGCGCGGCGCGAGGGCGTGGGGCTGGTGCTCACGGCGGCGGGCGTGGAGCGCTCGGACCTGATTGGTCCCTGGCTGCACTCGGAAGGCGTGCGCGCGTTGTCCGAGGAGTACGCCTGGCGATGA